The genomic stretch AAATCTTACCAAAAAGATCAGGTTAGCCTGTTTCCTCTGAGTTTTGGGGAGCTGGTTCCGCCAGGGCATATCGCAAGGGTGATTGATTGTTTTGTTAATGGGCTGTCAATGGATTTGTTGGCTCGTTACTTTACAAATCAAGGAGGGAACGCTCCCTATAACCCTCGTATGATGATGAAGCTTTTGCTTTTTGGTTATCAGAGTGGAGTTTTCAGTAGTCGCAAAATTGAGGCATTTACCTATGAGTCGATTCCGTGCCTTTGGCTTTGTGGTGGCGAGCATCCTGATCATGCGACGATTGCTCGATTTCGGAGTCTCTATTTTCTCGATATTTTTCAGGATGTCTTCGTTCAGCTGATTCTTTTACTTGTGGAGAAAGGGCTTGTGAATCTTGAGGACTATGTGCTTGACGGCACTAAGCTTGAGGCTGATGCGAACAAGTATAAAATGGTCTTTAAGAAAAATGCATTTCGATACAGTAAGATGGTTCGTGAGAAAATCATAGCACTCTTTGCTGAGATAGATGAGATCGAAAAGCAGTCGGAGGAAGAGGCTAAAAAGGGGCATAAAATGGATTGTGAAGATTTCTCAAGTGAAGAGGTTTATGCTAAAGCACAAGAAATTGAAAAGTCAATTAACGAGGATTTGCCACCGAAGGAAAAGAAGAAAATCGAAACCCGATGTAGGCATCTGAAAAAAGGAGCAGATAAGCTAAAAGGTTACGAAGATCAGCTTCAAGAGCTTGGAGAGCGGAATTCTTACTCAAAAACAGATATAGATGCGACATATATGCGGATGAAAAATGATGAGTCGCGTCCAGGATATAACGTGCAAGTGGGTACAAACGGAGAGTTTATTACTGGGGCTACAGCTCATCAAAATGGTGGTGATTCAGCGTGCACGATAGATCATTTAGAGGAGCGATCAAAGATGCTTGAACAGGTCAACTTGGATTCAATGCCAGAGACTTTGACGGCTGATGGGGCTACGGAACAGAAGCTGTATTTGATTATTTAGAACAAAACGGGGTGAGTCCGAACGTTAAATTTACAGGTTATTACAAGGAGTCGAAGAAGACATTTAAGGAGGATATTTCGAGGTGGCAGAACATGCTTTATCATGAAGAGGGTGACTATTATGAGTGCGCCAACGGTCGGAAGTTAACGTGGAAAAAGCATAATATTGTAACAAACAAAAGCGGTTATGAATCACATCGGGATGTATATGAATCAGCTGATTGTTCGGACTGCCCGTTTAGGGAAAAGTGCTTTTCGATGAAGGGTAAAGTTAAGCAGATTGTGGTAAACAGGAACTTTCAACGGCACAAAGAACGAGCCCGACGAACCATCAAATCCGAAGAAGGAGGAGAGAAAATGAGAATGCGAGGCCATGATATCGAGACGGTATTTGGCCACATCAAACACAATTTAAAATTCAAAAGATTCATGCTACGCGGACTTGAAAAAGTCGGTGCAGAACTTCTATTGCTTTCACTTTCTTACAATCTTTCGAAAATGGCCAAATACAGTAAAAAGGCCTTAATTCGAGTTTTACTTTTTGTGTTTTTCGGAGAATGGATAAAAAAAGGCTTCAAGAGGTTCGAATTTCACTCTCAAAGCCTGTTTTTTATTCAAAATCAATTTTTGTACAAATTTTAAAAATCGTGGTAAAATTCCATTT from Persicobacter psychrovividus encodes the following:
- a CDS encoding transposase is translated as MSPNVKFTGYYKESKKTFKEDISRWQNMLYHEEGDYYECANGRKLTWKKHNIVTNKSGYESHRDVYESADCSDCPFREKCFSMKGKVKQIVVNRNFQRHKERARRTIKSEEGGEKMRMRGHDIETVFGHIKHNLKFKRFMLRGLEKVGAELLLLSLSYNLSKMAKYSKKALIRVLLFVFFGEWIKKGFKRFEFHSQSLFFIQNQFLYKF
- a CDS encoding transposase, with the protein product MIKKKFKSYQKDQVSLFPLSFGELVPPGHIARVIDCFVNGLSMDLLARYFTNQGGNAPYNPRMMMKLLLFGYQSGVFSSRKIEAFTYESIPCLWLCGGEHPDHATIARFRSLYFLDIFQDVFVQLILLLVEKGLVNLEDYVLDGTKLEADANKYKMVFKKNAFRYSKMVREKIIALFAEIDEIEKQSEEEAKKGHKMDCEDFSSEEVYAKAQEIEKSINEDLPPKEKKKIETRCRHLKKGADKLKGYEDQLQELGERNSYSKTDIDATYMRMKNDESRPGYNVQVGTNGEFITGATAHQNGGDSACTIDHLEERSKMLEQVNLDSMPETLTADGATEQKLYLII